One part of the Mycobacterium marinum genome encodes these proteins:
- a CDS encoding amidohydrolase family protein codes for MTDRAPTVVDAHVHQWDPFATPRAVSGVAKIVRRAPTVLPALLRLFPRASREFIGDPRYLLDRYLPVDYLQDSSPVGVDAVVHVEAGWRTKDPLGSVDETQWVSALPFGIAGAPALGAIVVHADPSAPRIAELLDAHLQASALVRGVRCIGAHSDDRGVMNWTPNANLYSSADFRRGFTAVAERGLSFDMWVYSHQLPDAITLAREYPDTTFILDHYATPVGAYGPSGKHTGTSSADRRAILGRWRDDISSLAELPNVVAKHSGFGMPVLGAGARSHDELREAAAPLISHLQAAFGPERTFWSSNFPIDKPNVALPQTISILREVLGDQFDQARILRDNASRVYRLTSN; via the coding sequence GTGACAGATCGCGCACCGACGGTGGTGGACGCCCACGTTCACCAATGGGACCCGTTTGCCACTCCCCGGGCGGTGTCCGGCGTTGCGAAGATCGTGCGCCGCGCGCCGACGGTGCTTCCAGCGCTGCTGCGGCTTTTTCCACGCGCCTCGCGCGAGTTCATCGGTGACCCGCGCTACCTGCTGGATCGCTACCTACCGGTCGACTACCTCCAAGACAGCTCCCCCGTCGGCGTCGACGCCGTCGTGCACGTGGAAGCCGGGTGGCGGACCAAAGACCCACTGGGCAGCGTGGACGAGACGCAGTGGGTCAGCGCCCTGCCATTCGGCATTGCCGGAGCACCGGCCCTCGGCGCGATCGTGGTGCATGCCGACCCGTCGGCGCCACGTATCGCTGAACTGCTGGACGCACACCTGCAGGCGAGCGCGTTGGTGCGCGGGGTGCGCTGCATCGGCGCGCACAGCGACGACCGCGGCGTCATGAATTGGACACCCAACGCCAATCTGTACTCGAGCGCGGATTTTCGGCGCGGCTTCACCGCGGTGGCCGAGCGCGGGCTCAGCTTTGACATGTGGGTCTACAGCCACCAATTACCCGACGCGATCACGCTCGCGCGGGAATATCCCGACACCACCTTCATCCTCGATCACTACGCCACTCCGGTGGGGGCATACGGTCCATCCGGCAAACACACCGGCACTAGCTCCGCGGACCGCCGCGCCATCCTCGGGCGGTGGCGCGACGACATCTCATCGCTGGCCGAACTGCCCAACGTGGTCGCCAAGCACAGCGGCTTCGGGATGCCGGTGTTGGGCGCCGGAGCACGCAGCCACGACGAACTGCGCGAGGCGGCTGCGCCGCTGATCAGCCACTTGCAGGCGGCCTTCGGACCTGAACGCACCTTCTGGTCCTCGAACTTCCCCATCGACAAGCCCAACGTGGCTTTGCCCCAGACCATTTCGATCCTGCGCGAGGTGCTCGGTGACCAGTTCGACCAGGCTCGGATACTGCGCGACAACGCCAGCCGCGTGTACCGGCTGACCTCGAACTGA
- a CDS encoding putative quinol monooxygenase, which translates to MPVTVTLELRIKPEAVGAARDVLGRALQDTRAFDGNLGTDVLVDEDDEAHWLIYELWDTVEHDEAYRSFRAGPGRITELPPLLAAPPVKIRYTTTDI; encoded by the coding sequence ATGCCAGTCACCGTGACACTCGAACTCAGAATCAAGCCCGAGGCTGTGGGTGCGGCACGTGATGTCCTGGGGCGAGCGCTGCAAGATACCCGGGCCTTCGACGGAAACCTCGGCACCGACGTGCTTGTCGACGAGGACGACGAAGCGCACTGGCTGATCTACGAGCTTTGGGACACCGTCGAGCACGATGAGGCCTACCGCAGCTTTCGTGCCGGCCCCGGACGGATAACAGAGCTGCCGCCGTTGCTGGCCGCGCCTCCAGTCAAGATCAGATACACCACCACCGACATCTGA
- a CDS encoding zinc-dependent alcohol dehydrogenase: protein MRSAVVTTPGHTDVIEAPDPQVGPKDVLVKIRACGICGTDSFYISIGGLPPHRGRMPLGHEPAGEVVAVGSRVSGLAVGDHVVINPMAAPNGIIGNGGASGALADYLLIEEAVRGVSLEVIPEHIPFEVAALNEPMAVARHAVNQCKPKPSDKILIFGAGPIGLGAVLAFKSVGAAHVAVADLIPSRLDKALQVGADAVINSAEEDLTQRLIDLHGPGQALFPGKAGTDIYLDAAGAPAAVNSALTNAKKGATIGIVAVHKKPVEVDLVTVMSHEITLVGSIGYPTEIFDVTKDIVADWQRYALIVDRTIAFDNVQDALAAATAPGTADKIVVTFP, encoded by the coding sequence ATGAGGTCCGCTGTGGTGACGACCCCGGGCCACACCGACGTCATCGAGGCACCCGACCCGCAGGTCGGGCCCAAAGACGTGTTGGTCAAGATCCGCGCCTGCGGAATCTGCGGCACCGATTCGTTCTACATCTCGATCGGTGGCCTACCGCCCCATCGAGGCCGGATGCCGCTCGGGCACGAACCCGCCGGCGAGGTGGTCGCGGTCGGCTCGCGGGTATCTGGCCTCGCCGTCGGTGACCACGTCGTCATCAATCCGATGGCCGCCCCCAACGGCATCATCGGCAACGGCGGAGCCAGTGGCGCGCTGGCGGACTATCTCCTCATCGAGGAGGCGGTGCGCGGGGTAAGCCTGGAGGTCATTCCCGAGCACATACCGTTCGAAGTGGCCGCGCTCAACGAGCCGATGGCGGTGGCCCGCCATGCTGTAAACCAATGCAAGCCAAAGCCTTCTGACAAGATCCTGATCTTCGGTGCCGGCCCAATCGGTCTGGGCGCGGTGCTGGCGTTCAAGTCGGTCGGCGCCGCGCACGTCGCGGTCGCTGATCTCATCCCGTCCCGCCTGGACAAGGCGCTCCAAGTGGGTGCCGACGCGGTCATCAATTCCGCCGAGGAAGATCTCACCCAACGGCTCATCGATCTGCACGGTCCTGGGCAGGCACTGTTCCCTGGCAAGGCGGGCACCGATATCTACCTGGACGCCGCCGGCGCGCCCGCGGCCGTCAACAGCGCGCTGACCAACGCGAAAAAGGGGGCCACCATCGGCATCGTGGCCGTCCACAAGAAGCCGGTCGAGGTCGATCTGGTCACCGTGATGAGCCACGAGATCACCCTGGTGGGATCGATCGGCTACCCCACCGAAATCTTCGACGTCACCAAAGACATCGTCGCCGATTGGCAGAGATATGCATTGATCGTCGACCGCACCATCGCATTCGACAACGTGCAGGATGCCCTTGCCGCCGCCACCGCACCGGGAACGGCCGATAAGATCGTTGTGACTTTCCCCTAG
- a CDS encoding DUF6636 domain-containing protein, which produces MTHHPKRLLVTVVGAFAAGVLAPATAHADIVGFTSPSGNIGCMIDSSSVRCDVRDRTWSPPPRPADCESMMDYGQGIVLTAGQPARFVCAGDTALGGGPALAYGDKITKGSLQCESETSGVTCRDIGDGGGFSISRDGYQLS; this is translated from the coding sequence ATGACTCACCACCCGAAACGCCTGCTCGTTACAGTTGTCGGTGCGTTCGCGGCCGGCGTGCTCGCCCCGGCAACGGCTCACGCCGACATCGTCGGATTCACGTCGCCCAGCGGCAACATCGGCTGCATGATCGACTCTTCGTCGGTGCGCTGCGATGTCCGTGACCGCACCTGGTCGCCGCCGCCGAGGCCCGCCGATTGCGAGTCGATGATGGATTATGGGCAGGGCATCGTGCTCACCGCCGGTCAGCCCGCTCGATTCGTCTGTGCCGGTGACACCGCGCTGGGCGGCGGGCCGGCGCTGGCCTACGGCGACAAGATCACCAAGGGATCGCTGCAGTGTGAAAGTGAGACGTCGGGGGTGACCTGCCGCGATATCGGCGACGGCGGAGGTTTCTCGATCTCACGCGACGGCTATCAGCTGTCCTGA
- the atzF gene encoding allophanate hydrolase, translating into MTHAPTPTDRVKAAYRRIADTDRPEVWITLRDQADVLADATVIEGRVAAGQDLPLAGLLVAVKDNIDVAGLPTTAACPEFAYTPDTTAAAVQRLIDAGAIILGKTNLDQFATGLVGTRSPYGAVRNAQHPELISGGSSSGSAVAVALGITDLGIGTDTAGSGRVPAALNGIIGIKPTLGIIPTHGVVPACADYDTVTVFAAELPTAALAIATMIGPDARDPRSRRWPSDAALAAPETPRLAIPTPENLAPLTDTYRTAFQRCVQAATAAGASIATVDISTLLDAARLLYDGAIVAERYAAVGEFLDTNPSGADPTVATIITAARSTTGAAFAADLHALAYARGAAAELLGRFDALLLPTTTEHPSLAAVAADPAGINRRMGTFTNFCNLLDLAAIAIPAAPLPDARPFGVMLIAAAFGDQVAIDIAARLSGVSTPLLVNHGVELAVFGAHLRGQPLHPQLQELGARYCGPITTSDAYRLTVLDTTPAKPALVRTDPGAGAGIRGELYRISEAGLGRFLAALPPPMALTAIELENGSEVVGFTATQDATSDATDITAYRGWLAYLAAQR; encoded by the coding sequence ATGACCCACGCCCCGACTCCGACCGACCGAGTCAAGGCCGCCTACCGGCGCATCGCCGACACCGATCGGCCCGAAGTATGGATCACCCTGCGCGACCAAGCCGATGTGCTCGCCGACGCCACGGTCATCGAAGGGCGGGTGGCCGCGGGACAAGACCTGCCGCTGGCCGGATTGCTGGTCGCGGTCAAGGACAATATCGACGTCGCGGGTCTACCCACCACCGCAGCCTGCCCCGAGTTCGCCTACACCCCTGACACCACCGCGGCCGCGGTGCAACGGCTCATCGACGCCGGCGCGATCATCCTGGGCAAGACCAACCTCGACCAGTTCGCCACCGGGTTGGTCGGCACCCGAAGCCCTTATGGCGCCGTCCGCAATGCGCAGCACCCAGAGCTGATCTCGGGAGGCTCCAGTTCGGGTTCAGCGGTTGCTGTCGCCCTGGGCATCACCGACCTGGGCATCGGTACCGACACCGCCGGCTCCGGACGCGTGCCGGCCGCCCTCAACGGAATCATCGGCATCAAACCCACCCTGGGCATCATCCCCACCCACGGCGTGGTGCCCGCCTGCGCCGACTACGACACCGTCACGGTATTCGCGGCCGAGCTACCCACCGCGGCGCTCGCCATCGCCACCATGATCGGCCCCGACGCGCGTGATCCCCGCAGCCGGCGCTGGCCATCCGACGCCGCCCTGGCCGCACCCGAGACACCCCGGCTTGCGATTCCCACGCCGGAGAACCTGGCCCCCCTCACCGACACGTACCGGACTGCCTTCCAGCGATGTGTGCAAGCCGCTACCGCCGCGGGCGCCAGCATCGCCACCGTCGACATCAGCACGCTGCTGGATGCGGCCCGCCTGCTCTATGACGGCGCAATCGTGGCCGAACGCTACGCGGCCGTCGGAGAATTCCTCGACACCAACCCGTCCGGCGCCGATCCGACAGTGGCCACCATCATCACCGCGGCGCGCTCCACCACCGGGGCCGCCTTCGCCGCGGACCTACACGCGCTCGCCTATGCGCGCGGTGCTGCGGCCGAACTTCTGGGCCGCTTCGACGCACTGTTGCTACCCACCACCACCGAGCACCCGAGTTTGGCCGCCGTTGCGGCCGATCCGGCCGGGATCAATCGGCGGATGGGTACCTTCACCAACTTCTGCAATTTGCTGGACTTGGCCGCGATCGCCATCCCCGCCGCACCACTGCCGGACGCGAGGCCGTTCGGTGTCATGCTCATCGCCGCGGCCTTCGGCGACCAGGTCGCCATCGACATTGCGGCCCGCCTCAGCGGGGTCAGCACCCCGTTGCTGGTCAATCATGGGGTTGAGCTGGCCGTCTTCGGGGCTCATCTGCGCGGACAGCCACTGCACCCCCAACTACAAGAGCTGGGCGCCCGCTATTGCGGGCCGATCACCACCAGCGACGCCTACCGCCTGACCGTCCTGGACACCACGCCCGCCAAACCCGCGCTCGTGCGCACCGATCCCGGCGCCGGCGCCGGCATCCGCGGCGAGCTCTACCGAATCTCGGAAGCCGGCCTGGGGCGCTTCCTGGCCGCGCTACCACCACCCATGGCGCTGACCGCGATCGAACTCGAAAACGGCAGCGAGGTGGTCGGTTTCACGGCCACCCAGGACGCAACCAGCGACGCGACCGACATCACCGCCTACCGCGGCTGGCTGGCCTATCTGGCCGCGCAACGCTAG
- a CDS encoding class I SAM-dependent methyltransferase, which translates to MTTVPRRGFNDAVTGIWSLLAPAYDLAILQQWVYRPPHDEVLAQLRAHKSRRIADIACGTGILSARIERELHPDEIYGVDMSHGMLDQARAKSDRVRWLRGPAEQLPFDDGALDAVVTTTAFHFFDQPAALREFHRVLAPGGLVAVSSLSARQPLLQLPAASKWKPQHSPSPAEMRALFEGAGFTISDQHRVRRPVWTRLVPDLITVGTKS; encoded by the coding sequence ATGACGACGGTGCCGCGCCGGGGCTTCAACGACGCCGTCACGGGGATCTGGAGTTTGTTGGCCCCGGCCTACGACTTGGCAATCCTGCAGCAATGGGTATACCGCCCGCCCCATGACGAGGTTCTCGCCCAGCTGCGCGCCCACAAATCTCGCAGGATTGCTGATATTGCGTGCGGCACTGGCATTCTCAGTGCTCGGATCGAGCGCGAACTGCACCCTGACGAAATCTACGGTGTAGACATGTCGCACGGGATGCTCGACCAGGCCCGGGCTAAATCCGATCGGGTGCGGTGGCTGCGCGGCCCGGCGGAGCAACTGCCGTTCGATGACGGCGCGCTCGATGCCGTGGTTACCACCACCGCATTTCATTTCTTCGATCAGCCGGCGGCGTTGCGGGAGTTTCATCGGGTCTTGGCCCCCGGCGGCCTGGTGGCCGTCTCATCCCTGAGCGCGCGCCAGCCCCTGCTGCAGCTCCCAGCGGCTAGCAAATGGAAACCCCAGCACAGCCCGTCGCCGGCCGAGATGCGGGCACTGTTCGAAGGCGCGGGGTTCACCATCAGTGATCAGCACCGCGTCCGTCGGCCGGTCTGGACGCGGCTGGTGCCTGATCTGATCACCGTCGGCACCAAGAGCTGA
- a CDS encoding SAM-dependent methyltransferase gives MPRTDNDSWDLATSVGATATMVAAARAIATNADNPLIADRFAEPLVRAVGVDFFTRWVTGDLVVADVDDTESGWQLAQMPDAMAVRTRFFDAFFQDATRAGVRQAVILASGLDARAYRLDWPAGMTVFEIDQPEVIAFKTTTLAGLGAVPRADLRTVAVDLRQDWPKALTEAGFDAGRPTAWIAEGLFGYLPPEAQDRLLNNISALSATGSRLACEAIPNRPQQDAEKARELMRKATARWREHGFELEFGDLGYEGDRADVELYLQNLGWQSVGTQMSQLLADNGAAPIPHNNDSVTMADTIYYSSVLTA, from the coding sequence ATGCCACGCACAGACAACGACAGCTGGGACTTGGCCACCAGTGTGGGGGCGACGGCCACGATGGTGGCGGCGGCGCGGGCGATCGCCACCAATGCCGACAACCCCTTGATTGCGGACAGGTTCGCCGAACCGCTGGTTCGTGCAGTCGGCGTGGACTTTTTCACGCGCTGGGTCACCGGCGATCTGGTGGTAGCCGACGTCGACGATACGGAGTCTGGTTGGCAGCTAGCGCAGATGCCAGATGCGATGGCCGTGCGGACTCGCTTCTTCGACGCGTTCTTTCAGGATGCGACCCGCGCCGGCGTCCGTCAGGCGGTGATCCTGGCGTCGGGCCTGGACGCGCGCGCCTACCGATTGGATTGGCCGGCCGGGATGACGGTTTTCGAGATAGACCAGCCGGAGGTGATCGCGTTCAAGACCACCACGTTGGCAGGGCTGGGCGCAGTACCGCGAGCCGACTTGCGCACGGTGGCCGTCGATCTGCGTCAAGACTGGCCGAAGGCCTTGACGGAAGCGGGTTTTGACGCCGGTCGCCCTACCGCGTGGATTGCTGAGGGGCTCTTCGGCTATCTCCCTCCGGAAGCTCAGGACCGACTGCTGAACAACATCAGCGCGCTCAGCGCCACGGGCAGCCGGCTGGCCTGCGAGGCGATCCCGAACAGGCCGCAGCAAGACGCCGAAAAGGCGCGGGAATTGATGCGCAAGGCCACCGCCAGATGGCGTGAGCACGGGTTTGAGCTGGAGTTCGGTGATCTCGGCTATGAGGGTGACCGAGCGGATGTGGAGTTGTATCTGCAGAACCTGGGCTGGCAGTCGGTCGGCACCCAGATGAGTCAGCTGTTGGCCGACAACGGTGCCGCGCCGATCCCGCACAACAATGACTCGGTGACCATGGCAGACACGATCTACTACAGTTCGGTCCTGACCGCATGA
- a CDS encoding DUF6632 domain-containing protein encodes MPNLDTNTQNRTNLLRAALIAVGLIFTFAVYPLTIIWPSGWSWGHGSSHYLTMIIGIYTTLGVFLLIAARDPLAHRSLIWFTVVSSVVHAAIMAAQAIGDPHERGHLAGDVPALVIVAVVLGLLMRGAETPRRVQTPG; translated from the coding sequence ATGCCGAACCTCGACACGAACACCCAGAATCGGACCAACTTGTTACGGGCGGCGCTCATCGCCGTCGGCTTGATCTTCACCTTCGCCGTCTACCCCCTCACCATCATCTGGCCATCCGGCTGGAGTTGGGGTCATGGGTCATCGCATTACCTCACGATGATCATCGGCATCTACACCACACTTGGCGTCTTCCTTCTGATCGCGGCACGAGATCCGCTGGCCCACCGCAGCCTGATCTGGTTCACGGTGGTATCGAGCGTCGTTCACGCCGCGATCATGGCCGCGCAGGCGATCGGCGACCCACACGAGCGCGGCCACCTGGCCGGTGATGTGCCCGCTCTGGTGATCGTCGCCGTTGTCCTGGGTCTGTTGATGCGGGGCGCCGAAACCCCGCGACGAGTCCAGACACCCGGGTAG